One Glycine max cultivar Williams 82 chromosome 1, Glycine_max_v4.0, whole genome shotgun sequence genomic window, AAGTATAATTTTGTATCTTGCTCCACCTCATTCTGTGCTTTAAGGACTTGTTTACATCTATTTTCATTTCCATTTGCTGTGTTCACTTACTAGCACCTCATTCAGTGCAAACCTTTGAAAATAGGAATTTTGTAGTTAAAAGTGAAAAAGGCCTGTAGTTTTTCTGCTTAGGAATTGATTGCTGGCATTTCATAGTTATTAAGCTAGAAAGTGCTTAGGAATTGTTGCATGctctataattgataattttgttaCGGGtgttatcatatcatatatgtaTTAAAGAGAGTAgatgacaacaacaaaaattagaaatgaGAATGCTCTGTGATCTAGTATAAGGGATGAAATGACTGCATCAAATGTTGGAAATTTGAACGATTTCTAGCAGCAATAAAAGATTTGTGATGCTAGGttatttaaaagtgaaaaaggCCTGTAGTTTTTCTGCTTAGGAATTGATTGCTGGCATTTCATAGTTATTAAGCTAGAAAGTGTTTACggatagtataaaataaatagatgtaTTAATACCATAATCATGAAAACTAAGGGTGTAATATATAGCCCAAACTTGATTATCTCCTTGTACTCTTCAACTTTTCCCCTGTCCCTTTTGATTGCAAAGCTATGCGTAAGGTGGGTTACTACTTACTAGGCCATGTACAATTATTGTGTGGCTTTtggatgttcaatttcgaactgAAGTTTTTCTAAATGTGGAAATTATTAGCAACTACATAACTAGGTGgtgatgttattatgtttgttcttcTTACAAATATGCTTACAAAGCCTGTTTTAAGACTtgcttttcatatttttagtttgttttgaAGTAGTGTAATATTCTgtaatcatttttcttaatcGACATGTTTATAACAATTGAACTTTAGGATTCATCTAATTACAGTTGAAAACACTTTCTTAATGGCCTAGAGTTGTTATTTGAAGTTACAGGCTTGCTGGTTATGCAGATGTGGATTCTTGTGTTATTGGAAATACATTTGATTTATATATACGGCTAGATATTTTGGGGGGGAAGAGTGGGTGGTgaattgagataaaaaaaaaaaaagggtttatTCTCCTGCCCATATGCAGACTCATCAATGGGACCTAACTGTTTTGGTCATTACTCATTAATTTGGATCTAATTTATGGTAAGGTCAACTTAAACTTATAAGTGCCATATTGTGTAAACTTGTCACATTACTTGTTTGACAACTGCCACTCATCCTCAGTCAAAGAAGATTCCCATTTTGTGATGCTTAACCAATTTTCTATTTGACATTCAAGTAAACATAGTAGACATTGTTGCATGctctataattgataattttgttaCAGGtgttatcatatcatatatccATTAAAGAGAGTAgatgacaacaacaaaaattagaaatgaGAATGCTCTGTGATCTAGTATAAGGGATGAAATGACTGCATCAAATGTTGGAAATTTGAATGATTTCTAGCAGCAATAAAAGATTTGTGATTCTAGGTTATGTGTTACTATGAGCATTCTTTATGaacattctctatttgattgaTGTATTTGCAACCAATGTTATTTTGAAATGATTACTCCCTTTCTCttgtcccattttttttttggttttatttattacgAGGAAAATACTTCAAAGGAAACAAGCAATAAAATACTTATCTAAAAGACAACCTTTTATCTGTTTTTGGGTGggggtgtaattttttttctggaaaaacCTATAATTTTCCACTCAAACAAATGAATCCTAATGATGCACTTAATTGtaacattttcatgtttattttgtCTTATTGTAGGGTGTAACAAGTTTCGTTCGGGTGTGTGTAACTATTGCTGCTGAGGAAACACCTCTATATAATTTTATCCTTTTGCCATTTCACTGTGTCTCTCCTGTTGGTGAGAGGCAGACATGCACATTGGAATGATGGTGATGATGACTCGAGCATTGAAGACCATTATGTCATCCTATCATGACTATGGCAAGAATTCCCGTTTATGTCCTTTGCCTATCAGTCAATCCAGAAGCCGTCAGTGGCGCCAATGCCGCATTGGAACCTTCGCTGTAGCCATAGCAGCACTTCTCATATCTACCACTGCTTGGCTTTCCCTTGTCTTCTCTGATGCAACTACCTGTTGCTTTCATCACTTAAAGGATTGGGAAAGTAGCCCCCACTTTTTCAATTGGAAGAAGTGCATCTCTCATCGTCTTGCAAAAGTAACACCTCCACCAGCTCTCCAATATGAGACCGTGAATGCTCATCTTCATAATGGTAGCAGGACTGTTGAACAGGAAGGCTTGTCACTTAAACATATTGTTTTTGGCATAGCAGGATCATCTCAGCTTTGGAAACGGAGGAAGGAGTATGTCAAATTGTGGTGGCGTCCTAATGACATGCGTGGCCATGTGTGGTTAGAGGAACAAGTGCTTGAAGAACCTGGAGATGATTTATTGCCCCCTATCATGATTTCTGAAGACATCTCATATTTCCGCTACACTAATCCCATTGGTCACCCTTCTGGCCTCCGGATTTCTCGCATTGTCAGAGAGAGCTTTTGCCTTGGCCTCTCTGATGTGCGCTGGTTTGTCCTCTGTGATGATGATACCATCTTCAATGTGAATAATCTAGTTGATGTTCTCAGCAAGTATAATTCTTCTGAAATGATTTACATAGGTAGCCCCTCAGAGAGCCATTCGGCAAATACCTATTTTAGTCATTCAATGGCCTTTGGCGGTGGTGGGATTGCAATAAGTCATTCACTTGCAAAGGCTCTCTCTGAGATACTTGACGAATGCATTGAGCGATATCCCAAGCTTTATGGTAGTGATGATCGACTGC contains:
- the LOC100785910 gene encoding uncharacterized protein encodes the protein MHIGMMVMMTRALKTIMSSYHDYGKNSRLCPLPISQSRSRQWRQCRIGTFAVAIAALLISTTAWLSLVFSDATTCCFHHLKDWESSPHFFNWKKCISHRLAKVTPPPALQYETVNAHLHNGSRTVEQEGLSLKHIVFGIAGSSQLWKRRKEYVKLWWRPNDMRGHVWLEEQVLEEPGDDLLPPIMISEDISYFRYTNPIGHPSGLRISRIVRESFCLGLSDVRWFVLCDDDTIFNVNNLVDVLSKYNSSEMIYIGSPSESHSANTYFSHSMAFGGGGIAISHSLAKALSEILDECIERYPKLYGSDDRLHACITELGIPLTWEHGFHQWDIRGDAHGLLSSHPIAPFVSIHHVEAVNPFYPGLSSLDSLKLFTNAMKADPKSFLQRSICYDHARHLTFSVSLGYVVQVLPNIVFPQELERSERTYSAWNGISQTNEFDFDAREPYKSVCKGPTRFFLKDTRREGNASWGSYVRGRDKDDFKKRILCFPHFPPLHNVGEIQVAVQHLSKNWHLVPRRLCCRQSQAGKEILQISVGECGKGTFSSVY